A genome region from Thermococcus gorgonarius includes the following:
- a CDS encoding tripartite tricarboxylate transporter permease encodes MLGELLEGTLLGIFTGITPGIHVNTLAKLSGSFFFLLAMGLTHTFIDAFPSAFLGVPDEETAFSVLPAHRMILRGKGNLLIELALWSSFLAVVVSIILWKPYTLLAELYRPRIGKYLVFLIAVFLILSAGRKAPKALLIFVLSGILGYTALERLFLNEPYYHLFTGLFGVPILMSSFREKAPPQGKGERLELKGILGPVVLGSILGMFSSLIPALTASIAASMVVPLLKKERDFLSVVYSVNTSNFLFGVFNYMATGRERNGVVVAMANSNSAVPDYISVAMATLFVGSLALLIGLPIGQAFMKAVGRIPYKPLNRTILAALLGLSWYFDGIIGLWVLLTASGIGYLAGLLKVRRTNCMGVLIVPILAG; translated from the coding sequence TTGCTCGGGGAACTGTTAGAGGGAACTCTCCTTGGGATCTTCACCGGGATTACCCCCGGAATCCACGTCAATACTCTGGCCAAACTAAGTGGTTCGTTCTTTTTTCTGCTGGCAATGGGACTCACCCACACGTTCATCGATGCCTTTCCCTCAGCATTTTTAGGAGTTCCCGACGAGGAAACAGCCTTCTCAGTCCTTCCAGCTCACAGGATGATCCTTAGAGGAAAGGGAAATCTGTTGATAGAACTAGCCCTGTGGAGCAGTTTTCTTGCGGTTGTAGTGTCCATCATCCTTTGGAAGCCGTACACCCTGCTGGCGGAACTTTATAGGCCAAGGATCGGAAAGTACCTCGTCTTTTTGATCGCGGTGTTTCTAATATTATCCGCCGGCAGGAAAGCACCAAAGGCACTACTGATTTTTGTTCTATCGGGAATACTGGGTTATACAGCCCTGGAAAGGCTGTTTCTGAATGAACCGTACTATCATCTCTTCACGGGCCTGTTTGGAGTGCCAATTTTAATGAGTTCATTCCGGGAGAAGGCACCTCCTCAAGGAAAAGGAGAAAGACTTGAACTAAAGGGTATCCTCGGCCCCGTGGTGCTGGGTTCTATCTTGGGAATGTTTTCCTCACTTATCCCGGCCCTTACTGCCTCCATAGCTGCCTCAATGGTCGTCCCCTTGCTTAAAAAAGAGAGGGATTTTCTCTCGGTGGTATATTCCGTTAATACCTCGAACTTTTTGTTTGGAGTATTCAATTACATGGCCACTGGCAGGGAAAGAAACGGTGTCGTTGTGGCAATGGCCAATTCCAACTCAGCCGTTCCAGACTACATCAGCGTTGCAATGGCAACTCTCTTTGTTGGAAGCCTTGCACTTCTCATCGGACTTCCAATAGGACAGGCGTTTATGAAGGCCGTTGGCAGAATCCCGTACAAACCGCTGAACAGGACGATTCTCGCGGCCCTCTTGGGGCTCTCCTGGTATTTCGACGGGATCATCGGCCTCTGGGTTCTTCTCACAGCCTCTGGAATAGGCTATCTAGCGGGTCTTTTAAAAGTCAGGAGAACCAACTGCATGGGCGTACTCATAGTCCCCATACTGGCGGGATGA
- a CDS encoding DUF5748 family protein: MHFEVVKEFLEDIGADWIELEGEIHLDPEVFYEVWKYVGQPELKTYVIEDEVVEPGSYDPPEMKYTDAKKIRIKKVYFETLDGKKIVTDYSEFQKILKEKSA, encoded by the coding sequence ATGCACTTTGAGGTAGTTAAGGAGTTTCTGGAGGACATTGGGGCCGACTGGATTGAACTTGAGGGGGAGATCCACCTCGATCCCGAGGTGTTCTACGAGGTTTGGAAGTACGTCGGTCAGCCAGAACTTAAGACGTACGTTATTGAGGACGAAGTGGTCGAGCCCGGTTCTTACGACCCGCCTGAGATGAAGTATACGGATGCCAAAAAGATTAGAATTAAGAAGGTCTATTTTGAAACCCTCGATGGCAAGAAGATAGTTACCGACTATTCCGAGTTCCAGAAGATTTTAAAGGAGAAGTCGGCTTGA
- a CDS encoding class I SAM-dependent rRNA methyltransferase, producing the protein MARVIVDAQAARAIGKGAMIVFKKGVVRTEGDFEPGDIVEVYTRGGKFLGRGFVNPNSNIMVRLVTKDRETEINKDLFRERIRKANEYRKKVLGYDKAYRMVYGEADYLPGLIVDRFNEIASLQISSVGMERFKLDVAEAIMEVEPEIETVFEKNTGRSRRREGLPEIERVLLGKEKYRTIIEEGKAKFIVDMRGQKTGFFLDQRENRIALEKYVKPGMRVLDVFTYTGGFAIHAAVAGADEVVAVDKSPWAINMVKENAKLNGVEDKMKYIVGSAFPVMEEMIKKGEKFDIVILDPPAFVQHEKDLKRGLRAYFNVNYAGLQLVKEGGILVTASCSQHVDMQTFKDMVIAAAAKAGKFLKMLEPYRTQAPDHPILMASKDTEYLKALFLYVEDMK; encoded by the coding sequence ATGGCGAGGGTAATCGTTGACGCTCAAGCGGCGAGGGCTATAGGCAAAGGCGCGATGATAGTCTTCAAAAAGGGAGTTGTGAGAACTGAAGGTGACTTTGAACCGGGTGATATCGTTGAAGTCTACACTAGAGGGGGCAAGTTCCTTGGGAGGGGCTTCGTCAACCCCAACTCTAACATAATGGTCAGGCTAGTTACCAAGGACAGGGAGACCGAGATAAACAAGGACCTCTTCCGCGAAAGAATCAGGAAGGCCAACGAGTACAGGAAGAAGGTTCTTGGCTACGATAAAGCTTACCGCATGGTCTATGGCGAGGCTGATTACCTGCCAGGCCTGATAGTTGACCGCTTCAACGAGATAGCATCGCTCCAGATTTCAAGCGTTGGGATGGAGAGGTTCAAGCTCGACGTTGCGGAGGCAATAATGGAGGTTGAACCCGAAATCGAGACCGTCTTCGAGAAGAACACTGGAAGATCTAGGAGGAGGGAAGGTCTACCGGAGATAGAACGCGTCCTCCTAGGAAAGGAGAAGTATCGCACCATAATAGAGGAGGGCAAAGCAAAGTTCATAGTTGACATGCGCGGGCAGAAGACCGGCTTCTTCCTCGATCAGAGGGAGAATAGAATCGCTTTGGAGAAGTACGTCAAGCCGGGAATGCGCGTTCTGGACGTTTTCACGTATACGGGCGGTTTCGCTATCCATGCAGCCGTTGCAGGGGCTGATGAAGTCGTCGCGGTGGACAAGTCACCCTGGGCCATCAACATGGTCAAGGAAAACGCAAAACTGAACGGCGTCGAGGACAAGATGAAGTACATAGTTGGTTCAGCCTTCCCGGTCATGGAAGAGATGATAAAGAAGGGCGAGAAGTTCGATATAGTAATCCTCGATCCCCCCGCATTCGTCCAGCACGAGAAGGACCTCAAGCGCGGATTAAGGGCCTACTTCAACGTGAACTACGCCGGCCTTCAGCTCGTCAAGGAGGGGGGAATACTCGTGACAGCTTCCTGCTCCCAGCACGTTGACATGCAGACCTTCAAGGACATGGTCATTGCCGCGGCCGCTAAGGCCGGAAAGTTCCTCAAGATGCTCGAGCCTTACAGGACACAGGCCCCGGACCACCCGATACTGATGGCCTCAAAGGACACGGAATACCTGAAGGCGCTCTTCCTCTATGTTGAGGATATGAAGTGA
- a CDS encoding type II toxin-antitoxin system RelE family toxin codes for MAYEVLVHRDVLKKLKDAPESVREKFRELAEELRFNPIPSEKFDVKKLRGRENTFRVRLGDYRVIYELQRKKLLILIIKFGKRENVYK; via the coding sequence ATGGCTTACGAGGTTCTCGTTCACAGGGACGTTCTGAAGAAGCTCAAGGATGCTCCCGAAAGCGTGCGTGAAAAATTTAGGGAGCTGGCCGAAGAGCTTAGGTTTAACCCCATTCCCTCCGAAAAGTTCGACGTCAAAAAGCTTAGGGGAAGGGAAAACACATTCAGGGTTAGGTTGGGCGACTATCGAGTTATCTATGAACTCCAGAGAAAGAAACTTCTTATCCTGATAATCAAGTTTGGAAAGCGCGAGAATGTGTACAAATAG
- a CDS encoding RlmF-related methyltransferase, with protein sequence MPLWKDGKLGLPIREVIKLFPELEKYLDDRGKLDFSNREARILYNRTVAKALFGLDIEYHPRGLVTTPVSRYLFLKTFLRGGEKVLEIGTGHTALMALMAEKIFNCKVTATELDDEFFEYAKRNIEMNRAKVRLIKSDGGIILGVVPEGKRFDVIFSAPPYYEVPTRGVLTEREGVGGGKYGEGFSVRLIEEALDYLKPGGKVALFLPDKEPLIRAITEKGKELGYAVRDVRFKAGTRWRHSLILVL encoded by the coding sequence ATGCCACTCTGGAAGGACGGAAAGCTTGGACTGCCGATTAGGGAGGTCATCAAGCTCTTCCCCGAGCTTGAAAAATACCTCGACGACCGTGGAAAGCTCGACTTCTCGAACAGGGAAGCGAGAATACTCTACAACAGGACTGTAGCCAAAGCCCTCTTTGGACTCGATATTGAGTATCATCCAAGGGGCCTCGTCACGACCCCTGTTTCCCGCTACCTGTTCCTCAAGACGTTCCTCCGGGGAGGGGAGAAGGTCTTAGAGATTGGAACCGGGCACACTGCCTTAATGGCCCTTATGGCGGAAAAGATATTCAACTGCAAGGTTACCGCGACCGAGCTCGATGATGAGTTTTTTGAGTATGCCAAGAGAAACATTGAAATGAACCGTGCGAAGGTGAGGCTCATCAAGAGTGACGGAGGAATAATCCTCGGAGTGGTTCCAGAAGGTAAGAGGTTTGACGTTATCTTCTCCGCCCCGCCCTACTATGAGGTACCTACAAGGGGCGTTTTAACGGAAAGGGAAGGCGTTGGAGGAGGCAAATATGGCGAAGGATTCTCGGTGAGGTTGATAGAGGAGGCGCTTGACTATTTGAAGCCTGGTGGAAAGGTGGCACTCTTCCTCCCCGACAAGGAGCCGCTGATAAGGGCAATAACGGAAAAGGGAAAGGAACTGGGCTACGCAGTAAGGGATGTCCGCTTCAAGGCCGGAACCCGGTGGAGGCACAGCCTGATTTTAGTGCTTTAG
- a CDS encoding M20 family metallo-hydrolase: MNETLERVTQEIENLRDDMVRTLVELISIPAISPDYGGEGEYDKAQKLLEIIRDWPFDKVEVYNAPDERAKNGVRPSILAYYYGEKGEESDRLWILTHLDVVPPGDLSKWTVTEPFKPLIKDEKVYGRGSEDNGQSLVASLYAVKAMMNLGIRPKRTLILAFVSDEETGSHYGVEWLIKNHPELFRKDDLVLVPDGGNEDGTFIEVAEKSILWFKLKVRGKQVHASMPDKGLNAHRVALDLAYHLDGFLHEKYSKRDELFEPPESTFEPTMVKNPADSPNIAPGEHEVVFDCRVLPDYSLDEILGDVERLAKEVTEKYKKEIDGKILPEIDVEVLQRLDAPAPTDPDSEIVRLLKEAIKRLRGKDAKVGGIGGGTFAAFFRKLGIPAVVWATIDEMAHQPNEYAKIDNMVEDAKVMAALALL; encoded by the coding sequence ATGAACGAAACCCTTGAGAGGGTCACTCAGGAGATCGAAAACCTCCGGGACGACATGGTGAGAACGCTCGTTGAACTGATCAGCATCCCCGCTATAAGTCCCGACTATGGCGGAGAGGGCGAATACGACAAGGCCCAGAAGCTCCTCGAGATAATCAGGGACTGGCCCTTCGACAAGGTGGAAGTCTACAATGCCCCTGACGAAAGGGCCAAGAACGGCGTCAGGCCGAGCATCTTGGCCTACTACTACGGCGAAAAAGGTGAGGAGAGCGATAGGCTGTGGATTCTAACGCATCTCGACGTGGTTCCGCCGGGGGATTTGAGCAAGTGGACGGTTACCGAGCCGTTTAAGCCCCTCATAAAGGACGAAAAGGTCTATGGCAGGGGAAGCGAGGACAACGGCCAGAGCCTCGTCGCTTCCCTTTATGCCGTTAAAGCCATGATGAACCTCGGGATAAGGCCGAAGAGAACCCTAATCCTGGCCTTCGTCAGCGACGAGGAAACTGGAAGTCACTACGGCGTCGAGTGGCTGATAAAGAACCACCCAGAGCTCTTTAGGAAGGATGACCTCGTTTTAGTTCCCGATGGAGGAAACGAGGATGGAACCTTCATTGAGGTAGCGGAGAAGAGCATACTCTGGTTCAAGCTCAAGGTCAGGGGGAAGCAGGTTCACGCGAGCATGCCCGATAAGGGCCTCAACGCCCACCGAGTAGCGCTCGACCTCGCCTATCATCTTGACGGGTTCCTGCACGAGAAGTATTCCAAGAGAGACGAGCTATTCGAGCCGCCTGAGAGCACCTTTGAACCTACCATGGTCAAGAATCCGGCAGATAGTCCGAACATAGCGCCCGGAGAGCACGAGGTGGTCTTCGACTGCAGGGTTCTGCCCGACTACAGCCTCGACGAAATCCTCGGAGACGTTGAAAGGCTCGCCAAAGAAGTAACGGAGAAATATAAGAAAGAGATCGATGGGAAAATCCTTCCGGAGATAGACGTTGAGGTTCTCCAGAGGCTGGACGCCCCTGCTCCAACTGATCCAGACAGTGAGATCGTTAGGCTCCTCAAGGAGGCAATCAAGAGACTAAGGGGCAAAGATGCTAAAGTCGGGGGAATAGGCGGTGGAACTTTCGCAGCATTCTTCAGGAAGCTCGGCATTCCCGCCGTCGTCTGGGCGACCATCGATGAGATGGCCCACCAGCCCAACGAGTACGCGAAGATTGACAACATGGTGGAAGATGCCAAGGTGATGGCTGCTTTGGCACTTCTGTGA
- a CDS encoding PqqD family protein: protein MEEYLNLVPARNEKVQLRKIEGKYYLLVPMESKLDFLARKLHGDYRRIELDEIGAYIWELCDGRRTIGEIGKALKARFGEEVEPLYERLVTFLLELRKRYLVEFKRAGDIF from the coding sequence GTGGAGGAGTATCTTAACCTTGTCCCAGCGCGCAACGAGAAAGTTCAACTCAGGAAGATCGAGGGAAAATACTACCTCCTCGTCCCCATGGAGTCGAAGCTCGACTTCTTGGCTAGAAAGCTTCACGGAGACTACAGGAGGATAGAGCTCGACGAAATAGGGGCATACATCTGGGAGCTCTGCGATGGCAGAAGAACCATCGGGGAGATAGGAAAGGCTCTGAAGGCGCGCTTCGGGGAGGAAGTTGAGCCCCTCTACGAGCGCCTAGTGACGTTTCTTTTAGAGCTGAGGAAAAGGTATCTGGTTGAGTTTAAAAGGGCTGGCGATATATTCTAG
- a CDS encoding OPT family oligopeptide transporter gives MEFKPYIPPEKSLPEYTVKAFVLGVVLSIVMGAANAYLGMYAGMTVSASIPAAVISMAILFAFKDRNILENNMVQTAASAGESLAAGVIFTFPALVVLEYYTTFPYYIVTIIAALGGSLGALFTVVLRRAFIVEEKLPYPEGTACAEVLIAGDKGGSHAKPIFLGGLFGAVYKLLGSIGVWKGTLESAKFFGKRVFYFGSDLSAALISVGYIVGLNIAFLVFLGGAIAWFIAIPIYAAKTGNPDGLSAIDLAWTIWSTKIRYMGVGAMVVGGLWSLIKLRGPISRGIRAGLEAAKHRQAGGTLPRTEEDLPLNYVLMLIAAFVIPLFLLYAHILDSIGIAAIMAVIMLILGFFGSAIAGYLAGVVGSSNNPVSGITIMSLLFTALILKALGLSGTEGMVATILVAAVVCTAAAIAGDTMQDLATGYLVGATPKRQQVFEVIGVFAAAFVMAPVLNLLIQAYGIEGTPTAKENALAAPQAFLMAKVTQGVFEGTLEWNMVFIGAGIAVVLIILDEILAKMGSKFRTPVMPVAVGIYLPLELGVPILLGGIARYAVDRATKRKEGVTDAGTLGAAGLIAGEALMGIIFAGLIVADVAPSVTTTFVGNVIGVVFLLGLLGWLYNIGKNSK, from the coding sequence GTGGAGTTCAAACCTTACATACCCCCTGAAAAATCCCTGCCGGAGTACACCGTTAAGGCGTTTGTGCTCGGCGTTGTGCTCTCGATTGTAATGGGTGCGGCAAACGCCTACCTCGGAATGTACGCCGGTATGACAGTCAGCGCCAGCATCCCTGCGGCTGTTATATCGATGGCAATACTCTTTGCCTTCAAAGACAGGAACATCCTCGAGAACAACATGGTACAGACGGCGGCTTCCGCCGGTGAGTCCCTCGCGGCTGGAGTCATCTTCACGTTCCCGGCCCTCGTGGTGCTCGAATATTACACGACCTTCCCATACTACATAGTTACCATAATAGCGGCCCTCGGCGGTTCCCTTGGTGCCCTCTTCACTGTAGTTCTTAGGAGGGCATTCATAGTAGAGGAGAAGCTCCCCTATCCTGAGGGTACTGCGTGTGCTGAAGTCCTTATCGCGGGAGACAAAGGCGGAAGCCACGCAAAGCCTATCTTCTTGGGTGGTCTCTTTGGTGCAGTCTACAAGCTCCTGGGAAGCATAGGCGTCTGGAAAGGAACGCTTGAGAGCGCCAAGTTCTTTGGAAAGAGGGTCTTCTACTTCGGAAGCGACCTCTCGGCTGCCCTTATAAGCGTCGGCTACATCGTCGGCCTCAACATAGCTTTCCTCGTCTTCCTTGGCGGTGCCATCGCCTGGTTCATAGCCATTCCTATCTACGCGGCCAAGACGGGTAACCCCGATGGCCTGAGCGCCATAGACCTCGCCTGGACCATCTGGAGCACCAAGATCAGGTACATGGGTGTCGGTGCAATGGTCGTCGGCGGCCTCTGGAGCCTTATCAAGCTCAGGGGGCCAATATCGAGGGGCATCAGAGCTGGACTTGAGGCGGCCAAGCACAGACAGGCCGGAGGAACCCTTCCCAGAACCGAGGAGGACTTACCGCTTAACTACGTCCTGATGCTCATAGCGGCCTTCGTGATTCCACTGTTCCTTCTCTATGCCCACATCCTTGACTCAATAGGGATTGCGGCAATAATGGCAGTCATAATGCTCATCCTCGGCTTCTTCGGAAGCGCGATAGCCGGCTACCTCGCGGGTGTCGTTGGTTCATCGAACAACCCCGTCTCGGGAATCACCATCATGAGCCTCCTCTTCACGGCCCTCATCCTCAAGGCCCTCGGCCTCTCTGGCACTGAGGGGATGGTGGCTACAATTCTCGTGGCAGCGGTAGTGTGTACAGCAGCCGCTATAGCGGGAGACACCATGCAGGATCTCGCCACAGGTTACCTCGTCGGTGCGACCCCCAAGAGGCAGCAGGTCTTTGAGGTCATTGGTGTCTTCGCGGCGGCCTTTGTTATGGCCCCTGTGCTCAACCTTCTAATCCAGGCCTATGGTATAGAAGGAACCCCAACGGCCAAAGAGAACGCTCTCGCGGCCCCGCAGGCATTCCTCATGGCCAAGGTTACACAGGGTGTTTTCGAGGGAACCCTTGAATGGAATATGGTCTTCATCGGTGCAGGCATAGCGGTTGTTCTCATAATCCTCGACGAGATACTCGCAAAGATGGGCTCAAAATTCAGAACCCCTGTCATGCCAGTTGCAGTTGGCATATACCTCCCGCTCGAACTCGGTGTTCCAATACTCCTCGGAGGTATCGCAAGGTACGCAGTTGACAGGGCTACTAAAAGGAAAGAGGGCGTCACTGACGCGGGAACCCTCGGTGCTGCTGGGCTTATAGCCGGCGAGGCACTCATGGGAATAATCTTCGCGGGACTAATAGTTGCAGACGTCGCGCCGTCAGTTACGACGACCTTCGTGGGCAATGTCATAGGCGTCGTCTTCCTCCTTGGCCTCCTCGGCTGGCTATACAACATCGGCAAGAACAGCAAGTAA
- a CDS encoding MBL fold metallo-hydrolase, which translates to MIEITFLGSGGGRFITITQFRSTGGFHIRASRNIYVDPGPGALVRSWRYKLDPRKLDAVFVSHRHVDHCNDLEVMVEAMTGGALKKRGTLIASKSVVYGDEEHTPAISQYHINVLESVHIPEPGSKISIGDEELIITPSKHSDPTTIGFRMKTAYGDISYIPDTAYFDELVRWHDGARVLIAAITRPRDMGIPYHLSTDDAVEMLKSMERKPEVLIMSHIGMKMHFANPYKEAKYIENITGVKTYVAKEGFKVMINKKEIAVRTLRPARFV; encoded by the coding sequence GTGATCGAGATAACATTCCTCGGGAGCGGCGGCGGGAGGTTCATAACTATAACGCAGTTCCGCTCCACGGGGGGTTTCCACATAAGGGCCAGCAGGAACATCTACGTTGACCCCGGGCCAGGGGCTCTGGTTAGGAGCTGGCGCTACAAGCTCGACCCAAGGAAGCTCGATGCAGTCTTCGTCTCCCACAGGCACGTCGACCACTGCAACGACCTCGAGGTCATGGTTGAAGCTATGACTGGCGGGGCTCTCAAGAAGAGGGGGACACTGATAGCGTCCAAAAGCGTCGTCTACGGCGACGAAGAGCACACGCCTGCGATAAGTCAGTATCATATCAACGTCCTGGAAAGCGTTCACATACCGGAACCGGGGAGCAAAATCTCTATAGGGGACGAGGAACTAATAATAACCCCCTCAAAGCACTCTGACCCCACCACAATTGGATTTAGGATGAAAACTGCCTACGGCGACATCTCGTACATACCCGATACGGCCTACTTCGATGAGCTCGTCAGATGGCACGACGGGGCGAGAGTTTTGATTGCAGCCATAACCCGGCCGAGGGACATGGGCATTCCGTACCACCTCAGCACTGACGATGCCGTAGAGATGCTCAAGAGCATGGAGAGAAAACCAGAAGTCCTGATAATGAGCCACATAGGAATGAAGATGCACTTCGCCAACCCCTACAAGGAGGCCAAGTACATCGAAAACATCACCGGAGTCAAAACTTACGTAGCGAAGGAAGGATTCAAAGTAATGATAAACAAGAAGGAGATAGCCGTGAGGACTCTCAGGCCCGCGAGGTTCGTTTGA
- the glmM gene encoding phosphoglucosamine mutase — MRLFGTAGIRGMLWKKVAPELALKVGMAIGTYKTGRAVVARDGRTSSVMLKSALISGLLASGMEVLDADLIPTPALAWATREHGDAGVMITASHNPPTDNGIKVFNGDGTEFYVEQERELEEIIFSGNFRKAEWNEIKSLRSLDVITDYIGAVLDFVNHETSLKVLYDGANGVGSLVAPYLLREMGATVFSINAHVDGHFPGRKPEPRYENIAYLGKLVRELGVDLAIAQDGDADRIAVFDENGNYIDEDTVIALFAKLYVEEHGGGTVVTSINTGSRIDEVVEKAGGKVVRVPLGQPHDGIKRYKAIFAGEPWKLVHPKFGPWIDSFVTMGLLLKIIDEEGPLSKIVAENIPTYYIRKANVACPDELKEKVVENSAKKLKEKLGEEIGEVLTISGYRFNLRDRSWVLVRPSGTEPKIRVVVEGPTEKRRDELFEMAYTIVKEEVEKLKRTSRA; from the coding sequence ATGAGGCTCTTTGGAACCGCTGGCATTAGAGGGATGCTTTGGAAGAAAGTTGCCCCTGAACTGGCGCTTAAAGTTGGAATGGCCATCGGAACGTACAAAACCGGAAGAGCTGTTGTTGCCAGAGACGGCAGAACCTCAAGCGTCATGCTGAAGAGCGCGCTCATTTCCGGCCTTCTCGCAAGCGGAATGGAAGTTCTCGATGCAGACCTCATTCCAACCCCTGCCCTGGCATGGGCGACGAGGGAGCACGGTGACGCTGGGGTCATGATTACGGCAAGCCACAACCCGCCGACCGACAACGGAATAAAGGTCTTCAACGGGGACGGAACGGAGTTCTACGTGGAGCAGGAGAGGGAGCTCGAGGAGATAATCTTTTCCGGAAACTTTAGAAAGGCAGAGTGGAACGAAATAAAATCTCTTAGGAGTTTGGACGTCATTACAGATTACATCGGTGCAGTTCTCGACTTCGTTAATCACGAAACAAGCCTTAAGGTTCTTTACGACGGTGCAAACGGGGTTGGAAGTTTGGTTGCTCCCTACCTGCTCAGGGAGATGGGCGCGACGGTTTTCAGCATTAACGCCCACGTTGATGGCCACTTCCCGGGCAGGAAGCCCGAACCAAGGTACGAAAACATAGCATATCTCGGAAAACTAGTAAGGGAACTCGGTGTTGATCTGGCCATAGCCCAGGACGGCGACGCTGACAGGATAGCGGTTTTCGACGAGAATGGAAACTATATTGACGAGGATACTGTAATAGCGCTATTCGCCAAGCTGTATGTGGAAGAGCACGGCGGTGGAACTGTCGTTACGTCGATAAACACCGGTTCCCGGATAGACGAGGTCGTCGAAAAAGCGGGCGGAAAAGTCGTTCGCGTCCCCCTCGGCCAGCCCCACGACGGGATAAAACGCTATAAAGCAATCTTTGCCGGCGAGCCCTGGAAACTGGTTCACCCGAAATTTGGCCCTTGGATTGACAGCTTTGTGACGATGGGTCTCCTGCTCAAAATAATAGACGAGGAAGGCCCGCTTTCTAAGATAGTGGCCGAAAACATTCCGACTTACTACATCAGAAAGGCCAACGTTGCCTGCCCAGACGAGCTGAAGGAAAAAGTTGTCGAAAACTCTGCCAAGAAGCTTAAGGAGAAACTTGGAGAAGAGATCGGAGAAGTTCTCACTATTTCTGGTTACCGCTTCAATCTCAGAGACCGCTCGTGGGTTCTCGTCAGGCCGAGCGGAACCGAGCCGAAGATAAGGGTCGTCGTCGAAGGGCCGACCGAAAAAAGGAGGGACGAGCTCTTCGAGATGGCTTACACGATAGTAAAAGAAGAAGTTGAAAAGCTCAAACGAACCTCGCGGGCCTGA
- a CDS encoding UPF0146 family protein yields the protein MPLKDFADFIASRVPGGKVVEIGIGFQFKVALRLKELGFDVLAVDWNEKSVEAARKAGINAFRDDVFNPELGLYKGAKAVYSVRPTPEIVGAILDLGNVLGVPVFILPLSGDTMPKGMKLVNFRGLAIYVKNI from the coding sequence ATGCCCCTCAAAGACTTTGCAGATTTCATCGCCTCCAGGGTTCCCGGCGGAAAGGTAGTCGAGATTGGAATAGGTTTCCAGTTTAAGGTTGCCCTTAGGTTGAAGGAGCTCGGCTTCGACGTTCTGGCGGTGGACTGGAACGAGAAATCGGTTGAGGCCGCTAGGAAGGCTGGAATAAATGCCTTTAGAGACGATGTCTTTAATCCCGAACTCGGGCTTTACAAAGGGGCAAAGGCCGTCTACTCTGTGAGACCTACCCCTGAGATAGTGGGTGCGATTCTGGATCTGGGCAACGTTCTGGGGGTTCCCGTCTTTATCCTGCCCCTGAGCGGTGATACCATGCCCAAGGGTATGAAGCTTGTGAATTTTAGGGGTCTCGCTATCTACGTAAAAAATATTTAA